Proteins encoded within one genomic window of Ailuropoda melanoleuca isolate Jingjing chromosome 16, ASM200744v2, whole genome shotgun sequence:
- the LOC100475844 gene encoding LOW QUALITY PROTEIN: olfactory receptor 4P4 (The sequence of the model RefSeq protein was modified relative to this genomic sequence to represent the inferred CDS: deleted 1 base in 1 codon) has product MDSRNNVTVFILSGLSQNKSIEILCFVLFLFCYIAIWVGNLLIMISITAVHLMNQPMYFFLNCLSLSDLCYTSTVTPKLMTDLLAERKTISYSNCMTQLFTTHLFGGIEVFILTGMAYDRYVAICKPLHYTVIMSRQRCHAIVTACCTGALIHSASQSLLTVFLPFCGPNEIDHYFCDVYPLLKLACTDTYRIGLLVIVNSGLIALMTFVILMVSYFLILYTIRAYPAESRTKALSTCSSHVTVVVLFFVPILFIYIRPATTFPEDKVFALFYTIIAPMFNPLIYTLRNMEMKNAMRKMWCHNLFLEGK; this is encoded by the exons ATGGACAGTAGGAATAACGTCACTGTGTTTATTCTCTCGGGACTGTCTCAAAACAAGAGCATTGAAATCCtctgttttgtattatttttattttgctacatTGCTATTTGGGTGGGAAACCTGCTCATAATGATTTCTATCACG GCAGTCCACCTAATGAACCaacccatgtatttcttccttaacTGCCTCTCACTCTCTGACCTTTGCTACACGTCAACAGTGACACCCAAACTAATGACTGATTTACTGGCAGAAAGGAAGACCATTTCCTACAGTAACTGCATGACACAACTCTTTACTACACATTTATTTGGAGGCATCGAGGTTTTCATCCTCACAGGGATGGCCTACGACCGCtacgtggccatctgcaagccccTGCACTACACCGTCATCATGAGCAGACAGAGGTGTCACGCAATCGTCACAGCCTGCTGCACCGGCGCATTGATCCACTCTGCCAGTCAGTCCCTCCTCACCGTCTTCCTGCCCTTCTGTGGCCCCAATGAGATAGATCACTACTTCTGTGACGTGTATCCTTTACTGAAGCTGGCCTGCACCGACACATACAGAATCGGTCTCTTGGTAATTGTTAATTCAGGACTGATTGCTCTGATGACTTTTGTGATTTTGATGGTGTCCTATTTTCTGATATTATACACCATCAGGGCTTACCCCGCAGAGAGCCGCACCAAAGCTCTTTCCACTTGCAGTTCCCACGTCACAGTTGTGGTTCTGTTCTTTGTGCCTATTCTTTTCATTTACATTCGACCAGCCACAACTTTCCCAGAAGACAAAGTGTTTGCTCTTTTCTACACCATCATTGCGCCCATGTTCAACCCACTGATCTACACACTGAGAAACATGGAGATGAAGAACGCCATGAGGAAAATGTGGTGTCATAATTTGTTTTTGGAAGGGAAGTAA
- the LOC100476099 gene encoding olfactory receptor 4P4, with product MENINNVTEFVLLGLSQNKKIKNLCFLLFLFCYIAIWMGNLLIMISITCSQLIDQPMYFFLNKLALSDLCYTSTMTPKLVTELLAERNMVSYTSCMAQLFVMHFFGGIEVFILTGMAYDRYVAICKPLHYTVIMNRQKCYAIVLASCTGAFLHSFAQCLLTISLPFCGPNEIDHYFCDVYPLLKLACTDTYRVGILVVANSGMMGLVTFVVLVLSYLLILYTIRAYPTESRTKALSTCSSHVTVVVLFFVPVLFIYIRPATTFPEDKVFALLYTIIAPMFNPLIYTFRNMEMKNAIRKMWCQKPCFIGRQIIM from the coding sequence ATGGAAAATATTAACAACGTCACTGAATTTGTTCTGTTGGGACTTTCccagaataagaaaattaaaaacttgtgctttctactctttttattttgttacatagCTATTTGGATGGGAAACTTGCTCATAATGATTTCTATCACATGCAGTCAGCTAATTGACCaacccatgtatttcttcctcaatAAACTTGCCCTCTCAGATCTGTGTTATACCTCAACGATGACACCCAAGCTGGTCACCGAATTGCTGGCAGAAAGGAACATGGTTTCTTATACCAGTTGTATGGCACAGCTTTTCGTCATGCATTTCTTTGGGGGGATTGAAGTCTTTATCCTCACCgggatggcctatgaccgctacgtggccatctgtaagccccTGCACTACACCGTCATCATGAATAGGCAGAAGTGTTATGCCATAGTCCTTGCTAGCTGCACTGGGGCGTTTCTGCATTCTTTTGCCCAATGTCTCCTTACCATCAGTTTACCTTTCTGTGGCCCCAATGAAATAGATCACTACTTTTGTGATGTGTATCCCTTGCTGAAACTGGCCTGCACAGATACATACAGAGTTGGAATCCTAGTGGTTGCCAATTCAGGCATGATGGGCTTGGTGACCTTCGTGGTCTTGGTGCTGTCTTACCTACTGATATTATACACCATCAGGGCTTATCCCACAGAGAGCCGCACCAAAGCTCTTTCCACTTGCAGTTCCCACGTCACAGTTGTGGTTTTGTTCTTTGTGCCTGTTCTCTTCATCTACATTCGACCAGCCACAACTTTTCCAGAAGACAAAGTGTTTGCTCTTCTCTACACCATCATTGCCCCCATGTTCAACCCTCTGATCTACACATTCAGAAACATGGAGATGAAGAATGCCATCAGGAAAATGTGGTGTCAGAAACCCTGTTTCATTGGAAGGCAAATCATTATGTAA
- the LOC100476354 gene encoding LOW QUALITY PROTEIN: olfactory receptor 4P4-like (The sequence of the model RefSeq protein was modified relative to this genomic sequence to represent the inferred CDS: inserted 1 base in 1 codon), translated as MENRNNVTEFILLGLSKNKKVQILCFLFFLLCYLAIWLGNLIIMTSITCSQLINQPMYFFLNYLALSDLLYTSTVTPKLMTDLLTEKKVISYKNCMTQLFTTHFFGGVEVFIITGMAYDRYVAICKPLHYAILMNRQRCNSILRASCAGGFLHSLGLFLLTIFLPFCGPNEIDHYFCDVYPLLKLACIDTHKIGFLVLANSGLMGLVIFVVLMASYFMILYNVRAYSAENRHKALSTCSSHITVVILVFAPVIFVCIRPATIYXEDKVFTRFYTIIVPMLNPLIDTFRNTEMKNAIRKVWCTERFWKRKPMI; from the exons atggaaaatagaaataatgttacTGAATTTATTCTCTTGGGACTTTCTAAGAATAAGAAAGTCCAAAtcctgtgctttttatttttcttactctgttACCTAGCTATCTGGTTGGGGAATTTGATTATTATGACTTCTATCACATGCAGTCAGCTAATTAATCAgcccatgtatttcttccttaattaCCTTGCCCTCTCAGACCTCCTTTACACCTCCACTGTGACACCCAAACTAATGACAGACTTACTGACAGAGAAGAAGGTCATTTCCTATAAAAACTGCATGACACAGCTGTTTACCACACACTTCTTTGGAGGGGTCGAGGTCTTCATCATCACCgggatggcctatgaccgctatgtggccatctgcaaaccactCCATTATGCCATCCTCATGAATAGGCAAAGATGTAACTCAATTCTCAGAGCATCCTGTGCAGGGGGGTTTCTGCATTCCCTTGGCTTGTTTCTTCTTACGATATTTTTACCATTCTGTGGCCCCAATGAAATAGATCACTATTTCTGCGATGTATATCCTTTGTTGAAACTGGCCTGCATTGATACGCACAAAATTGGTTTCTTAGTCCTTGCCAATTCTGGCCTGATGGGACTGGTGATCTTCGTGGTTTTGATGGCCTCCTACTTTATGATATTATATAATGTGAGAGCATATTCTGCAGAAAACCGCCACAAAGCACTTTCCACTTGCAGCTCCCACATCACAGTAGTGATCTTGGTTTTTGCACCTGTCATCTTTGTTTGCATTAGACCTGCCACAATTT CAGAAGATAAAGTATTTACACGCTTCTACACAATTATTGTCCCCATGCTCAATCCTCTTATCGACACATTTAgaaacacagagatgaaaaatgccATAAGGAAAGTTTGGTGCACTGAAAGATTTTGGAAAAGGAAGCCAATGATTTGA
- the LOC100476603 gene encoding olfactory receptor 4P4, with protein sequence MENRNNITEFILLGLSQKKEIEILCFLLFLLCYIAILIGNLLVMISITGSQLINHPMYFFLSFLSLADLCYTSTVTPKLIIDLLTEKKVISYNGCMTQLFTMHFFGGIEVFILTGMAYDRYVAICKPLHYTVIMSRWKCDAMIAASCFGGFLHSFGQFLLAIILPYCGPNEIDHFFCDVYPLLKLACWDTSRIGLLVVANSGLMGLVTFVVLLVSYAVILYTVRSYSAENRHKALSTCSSHITVVVLFFAPLLFIYIRPATTLPEDKVCALFYTVIAPMLNPLIYTLRNMEMKNAIRKLWCCVMGSKDIN encoded by the coding sequence ATGGAAAATAGGAataacatcacagaattcattcTTTTAGGACTttctcagaaaaaggaaatagaaatcctCTGCTTTTTACTGTTCTTACTTTGTTACATTGCAATTTTGATTGGAAACCTGCTTGTCATGATTTCTATCACTGGCAGTCAACTCATTAACCATCCGATGTATTTCTTCCTGAGTTTCCTGTCCCTGGCAGACCTTTGCTACACCTCCACTGTAACCCCCAAGTTAATCATTGACTTATTGACAGAAAAGAAGGTCATTTCCTACAATGGCTGCATGACACAGCTCTTTACCATGCATTTCTTTGGGGGGATTGAGGTCTTCATCCTCACTGGGATGGCCTACGACCGCTAcgtggccatctgtaagccccTGCACTACACCGTCATCATGAGCAGGTGGAAGTGTGATGCCATGATTGCAGCTTCCTGCTTTGGTGGATTCCTACATTCCTTTGGTCAGTTTCTCCTCGCCATCATTTTACCCTACTGTGGCCCCAACGAAATAGATCACTTCTTCTGCGATGTGTATCCTTTGCTGAAGCTGGCCTGCTGGGATACAAGTAGAATTGGTCTCCTAGTTGTTGCCAATTCAGGACTAATGGGTCTGGTGACTTTTGTCGTCTTGCTGGTATCGTATGCTGTGATCCTATATACTGTCAGGTCCTACTCTGCTGAGAATCGTCACAAAGCTCTTTCCACATGCAGTTCCCACATCACTGTGGTGGTTCTCTTTTTTGCTCCTTTACTCTTTATTTATATTCGACCAGCAACTACGTTACCAGAAGACAAAGTGTGTGCTCTTTTTTATACTGTCATTGCCCCCATGCTCAACCCTCTCATCTACACACTAAGAAACATGGAGATGAAGAATGCCATAAGGAAACTTTGGTGCTGTGTCATGGGAAGTAAGGACATAAATTAA